Proteins co-encoded in one Leptodactylus fuscus isolate aLepFus1 chromosome 4, aLepFus1.hap2, whole genome shotgun sequence genomic window:
- the LOC142200005 gene encoding uncharacterized protein LOC142200005 isoform X2, which produces MALSSSLCYQAAALSAPTDPPRMDEDRTEMTRRLLDVTLEIMCLLRGEDYTLVKRTSRDCVASSSHIQESGGWSRSRGPITEPGGGGSRSRGPITEPGGGGSRSWGPITEPGGGGSRSRGPITEPGGGGSRSRGPITAPPPHPLIHKKKILDLTYKMLELLTGEVPIRCQDVAVYFSMEEWEYLEGHEDRYKEVMMEDPRPPRTSHDGSSRRNPPERCPLSPLYTQDCPEEHPNIPELEQGEHLMDIKIEVIDDEEEETEFGTSIKVEEETEEERMMGDNSFMSDAEEEMPGGVTRENPCEDSEDNFMISLNYQDDEEIAQRSPGENLITRNVHPRCHTTDPTYNLPNHKDPSPDQSQVVTTSTRKKGGKSFHPGPKPYSCSGESGLDQHGKNQTEENPYSCFQCGSCFAQRTDLVKHQRIHTGEKLYPCSECGEYFTDESDFVSHERSHTREKPFPCSVCGKCFPKKANLFKHERIHTEEKPFSCSECGKGFYQKLHLVIHLRTHTGEKPFSCSECGRCFTNKSNLVKHQGTHMGEKPFSCSLCGKCFTKKSNLIKHQRTHTGEKPYSCSECGKRFHQKSHLVIHQRTHTGEKPFSCSECSKSFCQKEHLVIHQRTHTGEKPFSCSECGRCFTKKSNLVKHQRVHIGEKPYKLYPCSECGKCFTDKFNHYTHERSHTREKPYSCSVCGKAFTKKSNLVKHERIHTGEKPFSCSECGKCFYQKSHLVRHERSHTGEKPFSCSECGRCFYQKSHLVIHQRIHTGEKPFSCLLCGKCFTDKSSLVIHERIHTGDKLFSCSECGKCFTVKSNFIIHERIHTGEKPFSCSVCGKSFTNKSSLVKHERIHTGEKPYSCSECGKSCTNKSDLVKHQRIHTGEKPFSCSVCGKCFTFKSSHVKHERSHTGEKPS; this is translated from the exons TGCTCCGACTGACCCTCCGAGGATGGACGAGGACAGGACGGAGATGACCAGAAGATTATTAGACGTCACCTTGGAGATCATGTGCCTGCTGCGCGGAGAG GACTACACACTGGTGAAGAGGACATCGAGGGACTGTGTGGCCTCCAGCAGCCATATCCAGGaatcaggaggatggagcaggagccggggccccatcacagagcctggaggaggagggagcaggagccggggccccatcacagagcctggaggaggagggagcaggagctggggccccatcacagagcctggaggaggagggagcaggagccggggccccatcacagagccaggaggaggagggagcaggagccggggccccatcacagcccctccccctcaccccctgatacataaGAAGAAGATCCTAGACCTCACCtataagatgctggagctgctgactggagag gttcctataaggtgtcaggatgtcgctgtctatttctccatggaggagtgggagtatttagagggacacgaggatcggtacaaggaggtgatgatggaggacccccgacccccccggacatcacatg ATGGGTCCAGTAGGAGGAATccaccagagagatgtcccctgagtcctctgtatACCCAGGACTGCCCAGAGGAACATCCCAATATCCCAGAGCttgagcag GGTGAACATCTGATGGATATTAAGATTGAGGTTATAgatgatgaagaggaggagacgGAGTTCGGGACTAGTATCAAAGTGGAGGAGGAGACGGAAGAGGAGCGGATGATGGGCGATAACTCCTTTATGAGCGACGCGGAGGAGGAAATGCCAGGAGGTGTTACCAGAG AAAATCCCTGTGAGGACTCTGAGGACAACTTCATGATATCTCTAAATTATCAAGATGATGAAGAGATCGCGCAGCGCTCCCCAGGAGAAAACCTCATCACCCGTAATGTACACCCAAGATGTCACACTACAGATCCAACATATAACCTACCGAATCACAAGGACCCATCCCCTGACCAGTCGCAGGTTGTCACCACAAGTACCCGCAAGAAAGGGGGGAAAAGCTTTCACCCAGGGCCGAAGCCATACTCCTGTTCAGGGGAATCGGGCCTCGACCAACATGGGAAAAACCAGACAGAAGAGAATCCATATTCATGTTTTCAGTGTGGAAGTTGTTTTGCCCAAAGAACAgaccttgttaaacatcagagaattcacacaggagagaagctatatccatgttctgaatgtggggaGTATTTCACAGATGAATCAGATTTTGTTTCACACGAGAGAAGTCACACTAGAGAGAAGCCATTTCCATGTTCAgtttgtgggaaatgttttccgAAAAAGGCAAATCTTTttaaacatgagagaattcacacagaagagaagccattctcatgttctGAGTGTGGCAAAGGTTTTTACCAGAAGTTGCATCTAGTTATACATCTAAgaactcacactggggagaagccgttttcgtgttcagaatgtggaagatGTTTTACTAATAAATCGAATCTTGTGAAACATCAAGGAACCCACatgggagagaagccattttcgtgTTCATTATGTGGGAAGTGCTTTACAAAGAAATCTAATCTTATTaagcatcagagaactcacacaggggagaagccatattcatgctctgaGTGTGGAAAGCGCTTTCACCAAAAATCACACctggttatacatcagagaactcacacaggggagaagccattctcatgttctGAATGTAGCAAATCCTTTTGTCAGAAAGAACATCTTGttatacatcaaagaactcacacgggagagaagccattctcatgttcagaatgtggccgATGTTTTACAAAGAAATCAAACCTTGTGAAACATCAGAGAGTTCACATAGGAGAGAAGCCAT acaaACTCTATCCGTGctccgaatgtgggaaatgctttacagATAAATTTAATCATTATAcgcatgagagaagtcacacgagggaaaagccatattcatgttctgtaTGCGGGAAAGCATTTACAAAAAAATCTaatcttgttaaacatgagagaattcacacaggagagaagccattctcatgttcggaatgtgggaaatgtttttaccAGAAATCCCATCTTGTtagacatgagagaagtcacacgggggagaagcccttctcatgctcagaatgtggtagATGTTTTTACCAGAAATCCCATCTTGTTATAcaccagagaattcacacgggagagaagcccttTTCATGCTTGCTGTGCGGAAAATGCTTTACagataaatcaagtcttgttataCACGAGAGAATCCACACAGGAGACAAGCTATTttcatgttcggaatgtgggaaatgttttacagttaaatcaaattttattatacatgaaagaattcacacgggagagaagccattctcatgctcGGTCTGTGGGAAAAGCTTTACCAACAAATCAAGTCTCGTTAAACacgaaagaattcacacaggagagaagccatattcatgttcagaatgtggaaagagCTGTACAAATAAATCAGATCTGGTTaagcatcagagaattcacacgggagagaagcccttCTCATGTTCAGTATGTGGCAAATGCTTTACATTTAAATCAAGTCATGTtaaacatgagagaagtcacacaggagagaagccatcttAG
- the LOC142200005 gene encoding uncharacterized protein LOC142200005 isoform X1 translates to MALSSSLCYQAAALSAPTDPPRMDEDRTEMTRRLLDVTLEIMCLLRGEDYTLVKRTSRDCVASSSHIQESGGWSRSRGPITEPGGGGSRSRGPITEPGGGGSRSWGPITEPGGGGSRSRGPITEPGGGGSRSRGPITAPPPHPLIHKKKILDLTYKMLELLTGEVPIRCQDVAVYFSMEEWEYLEGHEDRYKEVMMEDPRPPRTSHDGSSRRNPPERCPLSPLYTQDCPEEHPNIPELEQGEHLMDIKIEVIDDEEEETEFGTSIKVEEETEEERMMGDNSFMSDAEEEMPGGVTRDGSSWRNPPERCPRPLYSQDCPEEHPNIPEPEQGDNLMDIKVVEVDEEQMKSRQEGLTVIKVEAAEERMVGDHPCTRDVKEETPRGVTTDNPCENSAEKFLISLKCKEEDEEMMQRSSGINATTRNVHPGRHRTDPSYNPPNPKEPSPDQSQIITTTTGPKLEESDKYGKQFANNSGENQNPCQGESSFTENADLVKHQRIHTGDKLYPCSECGKCFTDKFNHYTHERSHTREKPYSCSVCGKAFTKKSNLVKHERIHTGEKPFSCSECGKCFYQKSHLVRHERSHTGEKPFSCSECGRCFYQKSHLVIHQRIHTGEKPFSCLLCGKCFTDKSSLVIHERIHTGDKLFSCSECGKCFTVKSNFIIHERIHTGEKPFSCSVCGKSFTNKSSLVKHERIHTGEKPYSCSECGKSCTNKSDLVKHQRIHTGEKPFSCSVCGKCFTFKSSHVKHERSHTGEKPS, encoded by the exons TGCTCCGACTGACCCTCCGAGGATGGACGAGGACAGGACGGAGATGACCAGAAGATTATTAGACGTCACCTTGGAGATCATGTGCCTGCTGCGCGGAGAG GACTACACACTGGTGAAGAGGACATCGAGGGACTGTGTGGCCTCCAGCAGCCATATCCAGGaatcaggaggatggagcaggagccggggccccatcacagagcctggaggaggagggagcaggagccggggccccatcacagagcctggaggaggagggagcaggagctggggccccatcacagagcctggaggaggagggagcaggagccggggccccatcacagagccaggaggaggagggagcaggagccggggccccatcacagcccctccccctcaccccctgatacataaGAAGAAGATCCTAGACCTCACCtataagatgctggagctgctgactggagag gttcctataaggtgtcaggatgtcgctgtctatttctccatggaggagtgggagtatttagagggacacgaggatcggtacaaggaggtgatgatggaggacccccgacccccccggacatcacatg ATGGGTCCAGTAGGAGGAATccaccagagagatgtcccctgagtcctctgtatACCCAGGACTGCCCAGAGGAACATCCCAATATCCCAGAGCttgagcag GGTGAACATCTGATGGATATTAAGATTGAGGTTATAgatgatgaagaggaggagacgGAGTTCGGGACTAGTATCAAAGTGGAGGAGGAGACGGAAGAGGAGCGGATGATGGGCGATAACTCCTTTATGAGCGACGCGGAGGAGGAAATGCCAGGAGGTGTTACCAGAG ATGGATCCAGTTGGAGGAATccaccagagagatgtccccgtcctctgtattcTCAGGACTGCCCAGAGGAACATCCCAATATCCCAGAGCCTGAGCAG GGCGACAATCTGATGGACATTAAGGTTGTGGAAGTAGATGAAGAACAGATGAAGAGTCGTCAG GAAGGTCTGACGGTTATCAAAGTGGAGGCTGCAGAGGAGAGGATGGTGGGCGACCACCCGTGTACGAGAGACGTGAAGGAGGAAACGCCAagaggtgttaccacag ATAATCCCTGTGAGAACTCTGCCGAAAAATTCCTGATTTCTTTAAAATgcaaagaagaagatgaagagatgATGCAGCGCTCCTCGGGAATAAATGCCACCACTCGTAATGTCCACCCAGGACGTCACAGgacagatccatcatataatcccccaAATCCCAAGGAACCGTCTCCTGACCAGTCACAGATTATCACTACAACTACCGGCCCAAAACTGGAGGAAAGTGACAAATACGGAAAACAGTTTGCAAACAACTCAGGAGAAAACCAAAATCCTTGTCAAGGTGAGAGTAGTTTTACCGAGAAcgcagatcttgttaaacatcagagaattcacacaggagacaaACTCTATCCGTGctccgaatgtgggaaatgctttacagATAAATTTAATCATTATAcgcatgagagaagtcacacgagggaaaagccatattcatgttctgtaTGCGGGAAAGCATTTACAAAAAAATCTaatcttgttaaacatgagagaattcacacaggagagaagccattctcatgttcggaatgtgggaaatgtttttaccAGAAATCCCATCTTGTtagacatgagagaagtcacacgggggagaagcccttctcatgctcagaatgtggtagATGTTTTTACCAGAAATCCCATCTTGTTATAcaccagagaattcacacgggagagaagcccttTTCATGCTTGCTGTGCGGAAAATGCTTTACagataaatcaagtcttgttataCACGAGAGAATCCACACAGGAGACAAGCTATTttcatgttcggaatgtgggaaatgttttacagttaaatcaaattttattatacatgaaagaattcacacgggagagaagccattctcatgctcGGTCTGTGGGAAAAGCTTTACCAACAAATCAAGTCTCGTTAAACacgaaagaattcacacaggagagaagccatattcatgttcagaatgtggaaagagCTGTACAAATAAATCAGATCTGGTTaagcatcagagaattcacacgggagagaagcccttCTCATGTTCAGTATGTGGCAAATGCTTTACATTTAAATCAAGTCATGTtaaacatgagagaagtcacacaggagagaagccatcttAG